The proteins below come from a single Lineus longissimus chromosome 5, tnLinLong1.2, whole genome shotgun sequence genomic window:
- the LOC135488761 gene encoding brefeldin A-inhibited guanine nucleotide-exchange protein 3-like isoform X3, which produces MESILSAIVKESSAVKFAPIKAASSEALEFLQDERQVASIPTYQLRDKCLHPLQLALESRNSKLTSYGIGGMQKMIDDSRFHSSIVHECDDNWLPLQVLQAVVATPNLPEESQVEVMKVLLSMTFSSVWCANAKIITKIAELCLNCFLSSNRQYLRYVCLTTLSQIVGGCYGRHTVKELPIEFNFDKKWSETLESWPRRRPPWVSFQKLIMVCLETFNTSSQSVRTAIRATLTQMLSSIAEKLYETQTSMGDSSDEDDEVMEDGAKQQKDLAASNALCKDVVDIMCFLCEKLRSTQCVQQHKPLVPLLLEGIYSILKNLPTSVRDSPEFVELLWKQLCPGLISMLGNPVTDKSVVQKPAYGSQDGRGSGCSTNAPNVAEHSAKTIYNIAVELVKIVGSLRSLRPVLESVFHRMLLYPPPQHRLEAIRILKEVLSSPEGLLSLAGPTMADDSAKCPGNKLSQSNIALLKLVVDSVQECCHCNESSVCITSVQCMDELLKSLEQVVQGEHLPQDVVDGILEQFDPPDMMSSVSECEDTLESSQETTMSAEAKIDHLKTIIDSVHAKHREQEENEVFDSDAEEPSDLNKGHDLGDRKLSSGCYTQEAREEDYKSRFPMEDFHSMEKQSAKDYVVCLLQVLPSLLDIPSISELDETLQTFASNFCTGQRSSNAKADESGNNNACKVILNADGVYMATYSTLLLNLKLLKSGYYSNKDQKVLVTEVEFVNDILDSELLLYLSDTWLSEVYRQTLSLNLLQMAGFAETIHKNNPLINVLTDIDGLCSLQLGGQLLREYKEEEENENQDMIKRRSIEAGMKFAKAVLMLCWDGILDVLSVLLDGKSSCGITSSLSLMLGTEGAKEESKRAQEAICMSLDGLQRAARLACMLGLQMRCGTVFAQLASASCVMEETKRSPIPDRKTTKMPVLVSKPKLPRLHAAHALSLDVVLTTGLEMGSHSKDCWAHVFRSCAHISQLEHTYFSRGNNQSNLPKIHPQGHPMEMNNEDEESHEYYGIPVVPMVPVAPSINVPELIKQSKLESGWDSAIVAGGVLNGAQTSKCLCGLSQAVDRLFEDAAYKLTMKSLIGFLAELSRSSSQQLYSLGRPNLEREEGAAGSNLPTNVLHLYRLGDVMLKCIKSGRPLMHIMRIWTTVSPHFVEAACHRDRRISKKAVACIHDCVTTLLSIRQELPHFHFNELLCKPFENLLCLELCDGDAQDQIVCSICELVEACTIEICSGWRPLFAALRAVKIEFTTNEEVNEARQRHVAAVLDVFEVFLNSDNILVFANAAIDCILCLLKYVRGPGEFESDFDDSDSGSDCLPAESTENLCIPALKYLKQCCEILSTMWNMPACPIFNGAHRIKMNSVPQCVDPMIPFMDLESFQRFFDQTPSQRGSIGSFVQSDWNKPMDMSLVTDLKTLSIAEHNNESLPSQDSGNFTLSPGSGENAADTLENQVDSEPKDETPKVERQRPENAEIHLSRTQTAQEGMCSKLQIQIQTKTLGEMDNHTGILHVWFLLLEGMATAVSTCPKTYQPQTLEMLFDLLRSSANTPGAEFGIYCINHLLLPMLQDWLRHCTKSYGYFEGSPANFKQCCGLCTDLVVEYIVQFAGTPETHSGTEFMLKQMMDVLVECIAQPVEAISRLGCSCVRHAILSSGPLLTENMWHIVTQSLHHAFNVTMYSTRQLMTLFHANSDNFYGDIGQVKVAARKDCSVTECERLRQLALQVFLLDSQRAKSPLAPAELEQDRTYVFLLYPPEFADSYNPEHIMTRVPFRSLVVGLLSHQLLLQTVGAILLEGTSNVATAEQHILQRRLSQDSEDLEAKDQGLPGMLNYLSSRNMLTILQCLQDSYRLAMDFDSRPGLKFLIQKVASSDVAANLYKQAGISMTFMVHTLIEVCMSNKVTSSEQVKEILRLHLEAKKEVTERFEKEFEELIREQGRTKTKDQVMPSPAYVISDLYSDMESARRSHGTISEHHAIFIKLLYECCNDICTTYTDLVLDKEGTATADRMSDRPLFFLVAQPDEIPELKREKALMTMVAEKLQEQQLQLQHQGPMATAQVPVQAQCPQDSYYDFLSNEQGSMVEHSETVSEYTQSMMSSRMSPLHSPDDDRIGKHNPEDKVYTVATDRTIKNLMSAYKKRKQQHSMPTFRRSKPSKPKVPKTRKSKNTDPIQEEIENEQTNSIMKDSEAHIQSWTEMICTLLNLIHQVADESHQLLLPVVFPSLNQLVCHAEDVRLKEALAMWVHRLGYICGFAWRTANQS; this is translated from the exons ATGGAGAGTATCTTAAGCGCGATTGTGAAGGAGAGCTCAGCTGTCAAGTTTGCCCCCATCAAGGCTGCTTCCAGTGAAGCTCTGG agtTCCTGCAAGATGAGAGACAAGTTGCCAGCATTCCAACTTACCAGTTAAG AGACAAATGTCTTCACCCGCTTCAGCTTGCCTTGGAATCGAGGAACAGTAAGCTGACCAGCTATGGCATTGGAGGCATGCAG AAAATGATAGATGATAGTCGGTTTCATTCAAGTATTGTGCATGAGTGCGATGACAACTGGCTACCGCTGCAAGTCCTCCAGGCTGTGGTGGCCACGCCCAATCTCCCTGAGGAGTCGCAGGTGGAGGTCATGAAG GTGTTACTTAGTATGACGTTCTCCTCCGTGTGGTGTGCCAATGCAAAGATAATCACGAAGATTGCAGAG CTATGTCTGAATTGTTTTCTGTCGTCTAATAGGCAGTACCTTCGTTACGTCTGTCTCACAACGCTCTCACAAATTGTCGGTGGTTGTTATGGCCGCCACACCGTGAAAGAGTTACCCATTGAGTTCAATTTTGACAAAAAG TGGTCAGAGACTTTGGAGAGCTGGCCTCGGCGACGTCCACCTTGGGTCTCTTTTCAAAAGTTAATCATG GTGTGCCTTGAGACATTCAACACCAGCTCACAGAGTGTACGCACGGCTATCAGGGCAACACTCACTCAAATGCTGAGTTCTATAGCTGAGAAGTTATATGAGACACAGACTAGTATG GGTGACAGTAGCGATGAGGATGATGAGGTGATGGAAGATGGGGCCAAGCAACAAAAAG ACCTAGCAGCATCCAATGCCTTGTGTAAAGATGTGGTGGATATTATGTGCTTTCTTTGTGAGAAACTGAGGTCAACACAATG CGTACAACAGCACAAACCATTGGTCCCCCTACTGCTTGAAGGCATTTACTCAATATTGAAAAATCTACCCACATCGGTGAGAGATAGTCCTGAGTTTGTGGAGTTACTCTG GAAACAGCTTTGCCCCGGTCTAATCTCCATGCTGGGCAACCCAGTCACAGACAAAAGTGTCGTACAGAAACCTGCCTATGGATCACAGGACGGGAGGGGCTCAGGCTGTTCCACAAATGCTCCCAATGTTGCTGAACACTCGGCGAAGACTATTTACAA TATTGCTGTGGAGTTGGTGAAGATTGTTGGTAGTCTGCGCTCCCTGCGTCCTGTCCTCGAATCCGTGTTTCATCGTATGCTGCTGTATCCTCCACCACAGCATCGATTGGAAGCGATCAGAATTCTAAAGGAG GTCTTGAGCAGCCCGGAAGGTCTACTGAGTCTGGCTGGTCCCACCATGGCTGATGATTCTGCCAAGTGCCCTGGCAATAAACTATCACAATCCAATATTGCATTACTCAAATT AGTGGTTGATTCTGTGCAAGAGTGCTGCCACTGTAACGAGTCCTCTGTGTGTATAACAAGTGTACAGTGCATGGACGAGTTGCTCAAGTCATTAGAGCAGGTCGTACAGGGGGAACACCTCCCCCAGGATGTCGTGGATGGCATCCTGGAGCAGTTTGACCCTCCGGATATGATGT CCTCTGTTTCTGAATGTGAAGATACGTTGGAATCATCGCAAGAGACCACAATGTCAGCAGAGGCGAAAATCgatcatttgaaaacaatcattGACAGTGTCCACGCCAAACATCGCGAGCAGGAAGAAAATGAGGTGTTCGATTCAGATGCAGAGGAGCCGTCTGATCTCAATAAAGGACACGATTTAGGCGACAGGAAACTCAGTTCTGGATGTTACACACAGGAGGCGCGAGAGGAGGATTACAAGTCGAGGTTTCCCATGGAAGATTTCCATTCAATGGAGAAACAAAGTGCCAAAGACTATGTCGTCTGCTTGCTACAGGTTCTGCCATCTTTATTAGATATTCCGAGCATTTCTGAATTGGATGAAACGCTGCAGACATTTGCATCCAATTTTTGTACAG GTCAACGATCATCAAATGCAAAAGCAGACGAGAGTGGGAACAATAACGCATGTAAAGTTATCCTGAATGCAGACGGTGTTTACATGGCCACATACAGCACCCTCTTACTAAATCTGAAGTTACTCAAGAGCGGTTACTATAGCAACAAGGACCAGAAGGTGCTGGTCACTGAG GTTGAATTCGTCAATGATATTCTGGACAGTGAGCTTCTGCTGTATCTCTCTGACACGTGGCTGTCTGAAGTCTATCGTCAGACCCTTAGCCTCAATCTTCTACAAATGGCTGGATTCGCTGAAACCATTCACAAGAATAATCCTCTAATAAATGTCCTCACAG ACATTGATGGCCTCTGTAGCCTCCAACTTGGCGGTCAGCTCCTCCGTGAATACAAAGAAGAGGAAGAGAACGAGAATCAAGATATGATAAAAAGACGATCCATCGAAGCCGGGATGAAATTCGCCAAAGCTGTCCTCATGTTGTGCTGGGACGGAATCCTCGATGTTCTTTCTGTCCTCCTCGATGGGAAGAGTTCATGTGGTATCACGAGTAGTTTGAGTCTGATGTTGGGGACAGAGGGCGCTAAGGAGGAGAGTAAGAGAGCGCAGGAGGCAATTTGTATGAGTCTTGATGGACTTCAGAGAGCGGCTAGGTTAGCCTGCATGTTAG GTCTCCAGATGCGTTGTGGTACTGTCTTTGCCCAATTAGCCAGTGCATCCTGTGTTATGGAGGAAACCAAACGAAGCCCCATTCCAGATAGGAAGACAACCAAAATGCCCGTTCTAGTCTCCAAACCTAAGTTACCCCGTCTACATGCAGCTCATGCACTGAGTTTGGATGTTGTGTTGACCACTGGGTTGGAGATGGGTAGCCACTCCAAGGACTGCTGGGCTCATGTATTCAG ATCTTGTGCTCATATCTCACAGTTAGAGCATACATACTTCAGCCGTGGTAACAACCAGTCTAATCTGCCCAAGATTCACCCGCAGGGCCATCCCATGGAGATGAATAATGAGGATGAGGAGAG TCACGAATACTATGGGATTCCAGTTGTCCCGATGGTGCCGGTAGCTCCCAGCATCAATGTGCCTGAGCTGATAAAGCAGAGTAAACTAGAGTCTGGATGGGATAGTGCAATAGTAGCTGGTGGAGTCTTGAACGGTGCTCAGACGTCCAAGTGTCTTTGTGGACTCTCGCAAGCTGTAGATAG ATTATTCGAAGACGCTGCCTATAAACTTACCATGAAATCATTGATAGGATTCCTTGCTGAGCTGAGCCGTAGCAGCAGCCAGCAGCTCTACTCCCTAGGACGGCCCAACTTGGAGCGCGAGGAGGGGGCAGCGGGTTCAAATCTTCCTACGAATGTGCTTCATTTGTATCGGCTTGGCGACGTTATGTTGAAGTGCATAAAGAGCGGACGGCCACTGATGCATATCATGAGAATTTGGACTACTGTGTCTCCGCATTTTGTAGAA GCTGCCTGTCACAGGGATCGTCGCATATCCAAAAAGGCTGTTGCTTGCATCCACGATTGCGTCACAACTCTCCTAAGCATTCGTCAAGAGTTACCTCACTTCCATTTCAATGAGTTGTTATGTAAACCATTTGAGAATTTGCTGTGTTTGGAACTGTGCGATGGGGACGCCCAGGATCAG ATTGTATGTTCCATATGTGAGCTTGTCGAAGCGTGTACCATAGAGATCTGTTCAGGATGGCGCCCCCTATTTGCTGCCCTGAGAGCCGTTAAGATTGAATTCACGACCAATGAAGAAGTGAATGAGGCCCGACAACGTCATGTAGCTGCCGTACTAGATGTTTTCGAGGTTTTTTTAAACTCGGATAATATACTGGTGTTTGCTAACGCTGCCATAGACTGTATTCTCTGCCTGTTGAAGTATGTCAGAGGCCCTG GTGAATTTGAATCAGATTTTGATGACTCGGACTCAGGCAGTGACTGCCTACCTGCGGAGAGTACCGAGAACCTCTGTATACCTGCCTTGAAGTACCTCAAACAGTGTTGTGAAATTCTGTCTACGATGTGGAATATGCCGGCCTGTCCTATATTCAACGGTGCTCATAG AATCAAGATGAATTCTGTACCACAGTGTGTAGACCCAATGATTCCTTTCATGGATCTAGAATCATTTCAACGTTTCTTCGACCAAACACCAAGTCAGCGTGGATCCATTGGAAGTTTTGTCCAATCAGATTGGAATAAACCAATGGACATGTCGCTAGTCACCGATTTAAAAACGCTCAGCATCGCTGAGCACAATAATGAATCACTGCCAAGTCAAGATTCAGGAAATTTCACGCTGTCGCCCGGATCTGGAGAAAATGCAGCTGATACCTTGGAAAATCAAGTCGATTCAGAACCAAAAGATGAGACGCCAAAAGTTGAGAGGCAGCGACCAGAAAATGCTGAGATTCATCTGTCCCGGACGCAGACTGCCCAAGAGGGCATGTGTTCGAAGCTGCAGATTCAGATCCAGACGAAGACCTTGGGAGAGATGGACAACCACACTGGGATACTCCATGTGTGGTTCCTACTCCTGGAGGGCATGGCTACAGCTGTCTCGACCTGCCCGAAGACATATCAGCCTCAGACACTTGAAATGCTATTCGATCTGCTGAGGTCATCTGCTAATACTCCGG GTGCGGAGTTTGGTATCTACTGTATCAATCATCTGCTGCTGCCGATGCTTCAAGACTGGCTGAGGCATTGTACCAAGTCATACGGCTACTTTGAGGGGTCGCCTGCTAACTTCAAACAGTGCTGTGGACTCTGCACTGATCTTGTGGTGGAATATATTGTGCAGTTTGCTG GAACTCCAGAGACACATTCTGGCACCGAGTTCATGTTAAAACAAATGATGGATGTATTAGTTGAGTGTATAGCCCAGCCAGTCGAAGCCATCTCAAGATTAGGCTGCTCCTGTGTCCGACATGCTATCCTGAGCAGTGGGCCTCTCCTTACTGAGAACATGTGGCACATAGTCACCCAGTCGTTGCACCATGCCTTCAACGTGACCATGTACAGTACACGGCAGCTGATGACTCTATTCCATGCCAATTCAGACAACTTCTACGGTGATATTGGCCAGGTCAAAGTGGCTGCTCGGAAAGACTGCTCAGTTACAGAATGTGAACGTTTGCGGCAGCTAGCTTTACAA GTTTTCCTATTGGACAGTCAACGGGCAAAGAGTCCGTTAGCACCTGCTGAGCTGGAGCAAGATCGCACCTATGTGTTCTTGTTGTATCCACCAGAGTTTGCGGATAGTTACAATCCAGAACACATTATGACCAG GGTACCTTTCAGAAGTCTCGTCGTGGGGCTTCTATCCCATCAACTTCTGCTGCAGACAGTGGGAGCTATCCTCCTGGAGGGGACGTCAAACGTAGCCACAGCTGAACAACATATCTTACAACGAAGGTTGAGCCAGGATAGTGAAGATTTGGAGGCAAAGGATCAAGGACTGCCTG GAATGCTGAATTACCTCTCCTCAAGGAATATGCTGACGATACTTCAATGCCTGCAGGATTCCTATCGACTTGCCATGGACTTTGACTCCAGGCCTGGACTTAAGTTTCTCATTCAGAAAGTAGCGAGCTCTGATGTTGCGGCAAACTTATACAAACAAGCTGGGATCAGTATGACTTTCATGGTGCACACACTCATTGAGGTCTGCATGAGCAATAAGGTGACATCGTCGGAACAGGTCAAGGAGATTTTGCGTTTGCACCTCGAAGCGAAAAAGGAAGTGACAGAAAGATTTGAGAAGGAATTTGAGGAATTAATTCGGGAGCAGGGACGGACGAAGACGAAAGATCAAGTCATGCCTAGCCCTGCATATGTTATTTCTGATTTGTACAGTGATATGGAGTCAGCTCGTCGAAGCCATGGTACGATTTCTGAACATCATGCCATCTTCATCAAGCTGTTGTACGAGTGCTGTAACGATATCTGTACGACGTACACTGACCTTGTCCTGGATAAAGAGGGGACGGCCACAGCTGACCGGATGTCTGATCGCCCACTTTTCTTCCTCGTGGCGCAACCAGATGAGATACCAGAGCTGAAACGCGAGAAAGCATTGATGACGATGGTGGCGGAGAAACTCCAGGAGCAGCAATTGCAGCTGCAGCATCAGGGACCGATGGCAACTGCCCAGGTGCCAGTCCAAG CTCAGTGTCCTCAAGATTCTTATTACGACTTTCTCAGCAATGAGCAGG GTTCAATGGTTGAACACTCAGAAACTGTCTCAGAGTACACTCAGTCTATGATGTCATCGCGTATGTCGCCCTTACACAGCCCAGATGATGACCGAATCGGTAAACACAACCCAGAGGATAAAGTCTATACTGTGGCGACGGACAGAACAATCAAGAACTTGATGTCGGCGTATAAGAAAAGGAAACAGCAACACAGTATGCCAACATTTAGAAG GTCAAAGCCGAGCAAGCCGAAAGTACCCAAGACCCGGAAGTCAAAGAACACTGACCCcattcaagaggaaattgaaaaCGAACAAACCAACTCAATTATGAAG GACAGCGAAGCACATATCCAGTCATGGACAGAAATGATCTGTACTCTATTAAACCTCATCCACCAAGTTGCCGACGAGTCTCACCAACTTCTTCTCCCGGTCGTCTTCCCCAGTCTCAATCAACTCGTCTGCCACGCGGAGGATGTCCGCCTGAAGGAGGCGCTTGCTATGTGGGTGCATCGCCTTGGGTATATCTGTGGTTTTGCCTGGAGGACGGCAAACCAATCATGA